In the Candidatus Hydrogenedentota bacterium genome, one interval contains:
- a CDS encoding DUF1343 domain-containing protein, whose product MILQGLRDAVRDSNSPGAVACVGNGAEILFLEAAGDAQLDPVRVAARTDGIYDLASLTKVVATTTAVLLLREQGAIELDRSAADYVPIEAFRKMTLRHLLTHTAGFLAGRPFYRTHTSVEGMLMESAERGIDNAPGVRWVYSDIGFMLLGRVVERVTGQTLDRFCQSRIFTPLNMGDTCFNPPESVRPRCVPTERCGWRGRLMQGEVHDQNSYAAGGVTGHAGLFSTADDLARFCRAFLCGEVVSESTLDEVSVKGQVPFYPWQGLGWLIDPWDTKTTGFLPSRRALGHTGWTGTSIWMDRDTGVFAILLSNTCHPGTGNRDNETLRNTFYRSVARALYPRRANTHAGVDRLLRESFYILRETRRVALLTNHAAVDEMGRHILDVFGLGPSNKLHVLYSPEHGIRGNYEAGATVASEQGDVPVISLYGTQKRPSQAELAEVGYFLVDLQDIGSRYYTYMATMRDCLAACAQAKKPVLVLDRPNPLGGVVLEGPIAERTGSPVCCARIPIRHGMTMGELAVFFLREEFSKQKLNVFVHPLDSWRRDLLFHECAYPWVPPSPNIPTPLTALLYAGTCLFEGTNLNEGRGTETPFHVIGAPWLDAEGVIGRLQPGETPGCTVSACRYTPRAIPGKASNPRYRDEECQGIRIHVHKPSEVRAFTVAVALLRAIRNRHPRQFEWGPTFDILAGGDALRTWLERDEPPADIAARVAPQLDAFAAARPRRYE is encoded by the coding sequence ATGATCCTACAAGGTCTCCGCGACGCTGTACGCGATTCGAACAGTCCCGGCGCTGTTGCCTGCGTCGGTAATGGGGCCGAGATACTTTTTCTGGAGGCGGCGGGCGATGCTCAGCTCGACCCTGTTCGGGTTGCCGCCCGGACAGACGGCATTTATGACCTGGCGTCACTCACGAAGGTTGTCGCTACGACGACGGCCGTGTTGTTGCTGCGCGAACAGGGCGCTATCGAGTTGGACCGCTCGGCCGCCGATTATGTTCCCATCGAAGCGTTTCGGAAGATGACCCTGCGTCACCTGCTGACGCATACCGCGGGCTTCCTGGCAGGACGGCCCTTCTACCGCACGCATACTTCGGTGGAAGGGATGCTGATGGAAAGCGCGGAGCGCGGTATCGACAACGCTCCCGGGGTCCGCTGGGTGTATTCCGATATCGGGTTCATGCTTCTGGGCCGCGTCGTCGAGCGCGTGACCGGGCAGACGCTCGACCGTTTTTGCCAAAGCCGGATATTCACGCCCCTGAACATGGGGGATACCTGTTTCAACCCGCCCGAATCCGTCCGGCCGCGCTGTGTTCCCACGGAACGGTGCGGTTGGCGCGGCCGTCTCATGCAAGGTGAAGTGCATGATCAGAATTCGTATGCAGCCGGCGGCGTTACGGGGCACGCGGGACTGTTTTCGACCGCGGACGATCTCGCGCGGTTCTGCAGGGCATTCCTGTGCGGCGAGGTGGTGTCCGAATCCACCCTCGACGAGGTCAGCGTCAAGGGCCAGGTTCCTTTCTATCCCTGGCAAGGCCTCGGATGGCTGATAGACCCGTGGGACACAAAGACGACGGGTTTCCTGCCCTCTCGAAGGGCTCTCGGGCATACGGGTTGGACGGGCACCAGCATATGGATGGACCGTGATACGGGTGTTTTCGCGATCCTCTTGTCCAATACCTGTCATCCCGGGACGGGAAACCGGGACAACGAGACGTTACGGAATACGTTCTATCGGAGCGTTGCCCGCGCCTTGTATCCGCGGCGTGCAAACACTCATGCCGGTGTGGACCGCTTGTTGAGAGAGAGCTTCTACATTCTTCGTGAGACACGCCGTGTCGCCCTGCTCACGAATCATGCCGCCGTGGACGAGATGGGCCGGCATATCCTCGACGTTTTTGGCCTTGGCCCGTCGAACAAGCTTCATGTGTTGTACAGCCCGGAACACGGCATCCGCGGCAATTACGAGGCCGGCGCCACAGTGGCTTCCGAACAGGGCGATGTCCCCGTTATCAGTCTTTACGGGACGCAGAAGCGCCCCTCTCAGGCCGAACTCGCCGAGGTCGGGTATTTCCTGGTCGATCTTCAGGATATCGGCTCGCGTTATTACACGTACATGGCGACTATGCGGGACTGCCTGGCAGCATGCGCGCAGGCGAAGAAGCCGGTGCTCGTACTCGATCGTCCGAATCCACTCGGAGGCGTCGTGCTCGAGGGCCCGATAGCCGAGCGCACGGGGTCGCCCGTCTGCTGCGCGCGCATTCCGATCCGGCATGGGATGACCATGGGGGAACTGGCGGTGTTCTTTTTGCGCGAGGAGTTCAGCAAGCAGAAGCTGAACGTTTTTGTACATCCGCTGGATAGTTGGCGAAGAGATCTCCTCTTTCATGAGTGTGCCTATCCCTGGGTGCCGCCCTCTCCCAACATTCCGACTCCGCTGACGGCGCTATTGTACGCCGGCACGTGCCTGTTCGAGGGCACCAATTTGAACGAAGGGCGTGGCACCGAAACGCCGTTCCATGTTATTGGAGCGCCCTGGCTTGACGCAGAGGGTGTGATCGGAAGGCTTCAGCCGGGCGAGACGCCGGGGTGCACGGTATCCGCATGCCGTTACACCCCGCGGGCCATCCCCGGAAAGGCGTCGAATCCGCGTTACAGGGATGAGGAATGCCAGGGGATACGCATCCACGTACACAAGCCGTCTGAAGTGCGGGCGTTCACGGTGGCCGTGGCCCTGTTGCGGGCGATCCGCAACCGCCATCCAAGACAATTCGAGTGGGGGCCTACCTTCGACATCCTGGCCGGCGGTGATGCACTGCGCACCTGGCTGGAGCGCGATGAGCCCCCCGCGGATATTGCCGCACGCGTTGCGCCTCAGCTCGATGCGTTCGCAGCTGCCCGGCCGAGACGCTACGAATAA
- a CDS encoding carbohydrate ABC transporter permease codes for MMRKAATYALLTAGALVTAFPFVWMIATALKSETEALAAGLDIFPERPMWGNFVVMFREAPQFGTYFYNSFLVAFSVTAAVIVTATVAGYAFARLEFPGRNLLFSLVLATMMVPFEVTLIPNFMLINALGWKDTYLALIVPWCANAFSIFLLRQAFMGLPAEFFDAAKVDGCGHLRFLLWIATPLVKPAAVTVGLFAFLGSYNSLMWPLVVTDSDKMRVVQVGLTLFSSDEGVRLNMLMCAAAVVILPTLALYFAAQRYFLESAISAGIKG; via the coding sequence ATGATGCGAAAAGCGGCGACATACGCCCTGTTGACGGCCGGTGCGCTGGTGACGGCCTTTCCCTTCGTTTGGATGATCGCCACCGCCCTGAAGAGTGAAACGGAGGCGCTTGCCGCCGGTCTCGACATTTTCCCCGAGCGCCCCATGTGGGGAAATTTCGTGGTGATGTTTCGCGAAGCGCCGCAATTCGGAACCTACTTCTACAACTCGTTTCTGGTGGCATTCTCCGTTACAGCGGCTGTTATCGTCACCGCGACGGTTGCGGGGTATGCTTTCGCCCGGCTCGAGTTTCCGGGACGGAACCTGCTCTTCAGCCTTGTTCTGGCGACCATGATGGTCCCCTTTGAAGTGACGCTCATCCCGAATTTCATGCTGATCAACGCGCTGGGCTGGAAAGACACCTACTTGGCGCTGATCGTGCCTTGGTGCGCCAACGCCTTCTCGATATTCCTGCTGCGGCAGGCGTTCATGGGGCTGCCCGCGGAGTTTTTCGACGCGGCCAAAGTGGACGGCTGCGGCCATTTGCGTTTTCTGTTGTGGATAGCCACGCCGCTGGTCAAGCCCGCCGCCGTCACCGTGGGGCTGTTTGCGTTCCTCGGGAGCTACAATTCGCTCATGTGGCCCCTGGTGGTAACAGACAGCGACAAGATGCGGGTGGTACAGGTGGGTCTTACCTTGTTTTCATCGGACGAGGGTGTTCGCCTGAATATGCTGATGTGTGCGGCGGCCGTTGTGATTCTCCCGACGCTGGCGCTATACTTCGCGGCACAACGCTACTTTCTCGAGAGTGCCATCAGCGCGGGAATCAAGGGATGA
- a CDS encoding SCP2 sterol-binding domain-containing protein translates to MADTVAGFFSELAGKVNPDKASGMNATYQFDITGDGGGKWNVKFAEGNVAVGEGAAECPNITLTSDVSTWLDIVNGKTSGQTAFLLGKLKIQGDMSLAMKLASVFGLG, encoded by the coding sequence ATGGCCGATACGGTAGCGGGATTTTTTTCGGAACTCGCGGGAAAAGTGAACCCTGACAAAGCCTCTGGCATGAACGCCACCTATCAATTCGATATCACCGGCGATGGAGGAGGCAAATGGAACGTGAAGTTTGCCGAAGGCAATGTGGCGGTGGGCGAGGGCGCCGCTGAATGTCCTAACATCACGCTCACCAGCGATGTTTCCACGTGGCTTGACATCGTCAACGGCAAGACAAGCGGCCAAACAGCCTTTCTGCTCGGCAAACTGAAGATCCAAGGCGATATGAGCCTGGCCATGAAACTCGCCAGCGTCTTCGGTCTGGGTTGA
- a CDS encoding ABC transporter substrate-binding protein — MRGRKYRLTRVLAAGLAGLLCACGCGGSREFRPIDPNAALFWDRQTDENRDLLDGIIAEFNQGREGIPVKADYVGGYPEIFRKLVTSIQARTVPAMAVGYQSMTTVYAQAGAVLPLDPFIADPEIGLSEKELDDFFPVVLETNRYPTLENGMYSFPFCKSVLMLYFNKRVLAAAGLEQPPRTWDEFLAQCRQIKERAGKRAYAVAVDASTFDGMVYSMGGDVYADGKSLLDSPEALAVLKLYETLGKEGLAYQILAHRYDDRADFAQDKVAFFFRSSSHRTYTATLVEPGAWGMAVIPQADPERPQTVLYGPNINIFQTTPEQERIAWEFTKYFTSPEITVRWALGTGYLPIRKSAAQDPRMLAFWNEWTYNKAPFDCLSFARCEPNVPGWQEVREHIENALAGVLNGVQTAEEAAAELKWRADKVLEESR, encoded by the coding sequence ATGAGAGGCAGGAAATATCGGCTCACAAGGGTGCTCGCCGCCGGTCTGGCCGGGCTTCTGTGTGCATGCGGTTGCGGAGGTTCCCGGGAGTTTCGCCCCATCGATCCCAACGCTGCCTTGTTCTGGGATCGCCAGACGGATGAGAATCGCGACTTGCTTGATGGCATCATTGCCGAGTTCAATCAAGGACGCGAGGGGATCCCGGTCAAGGCCGATTATGTCGGTGGATATCCCGAGATTTTTCGCAAGCTCGTGACCAGCATCCAGGCCAGAACGGTGCCCGCCATGGCGGTGGGGTACCAGAGCATGACTACGGTCTACGCCCAGGCAGGCGCCGTGCTGCCACTCGACCCGTTCATAGCGGATCCGGAAATCGGGCTAAGCGAGAAAGAACTCGACGACTTCTTCCCGGTCGTGCTCGAAACGAACCGGTATCCCACTCTTGAGAACGGCATGTATTCGTTCCCATTCTGCAAATCCGTGCTCATGCTGTATTTCAACAAACGCGTCCTTGCGGCGGCAGGCCTTGAGCAGCCCCCCAGAACATGGGATGAGTTTCTGGCACAATGCCGCCAGATCAAGGAACGGGCCGGGAAACGCGCCTACGCGGTGGCCGTGGACGCCTCCACATTCGACGGAATGGTGTACAGCATGGGAGGAGACGTGTATGCGGACGGCAAAAGCCTCCTCGATTCACCCGAAGCCCTCGCTGTACTGAAACTGTACGAGACGCTTGGCAAGGAGGGGCTGGCCTACCAGATTCTGGCGCATCGCTACGACGACCGAGCTGATTTCGCCCAAGACAAGGTGGCTTTTTTCTTCCGCTCGAGTTCGCACCGGACCTATACGGCTACGCTAGTCGAACCCGGCGCCTGGGGCATGGCGGTTATTCCTCAGGCGGACCCCGAGCGCCCCCAAACGGTCTTGTACGGCCCCAATATCAACATTTTTCAAACGACGCCGGAGCAGGAACGCATCGCGTGGGAGTTTACCAAGTATTTCACGTCGCCTGAAATCACTGTGCGCTGGGCTTTGGGAACCGGGTACTTGCCCATACGCAAGTCGGCGGCGCAGGATCCCCGCATGTTGGCGTTCTGGAACGAATGGACTTACAACAAAGCCCCGTTCGATTGTCTTTCCTTTGCGCGTTGCGAACCTAACGTTCCCGGATGGCAGGAGGTGCGGGAACACATCGAAAACGCGCTGGCAGGTGTATTGAACGGCGTTCAGACGGCAGAAGAGGCGGCCGCCGAACTCAAATGGCGCGCTGACAAAGTGCTCGAGGAGTCACGGTGA
- a CDS encoding alpha/beta fold hydrolase has protein sequence MCEPFRNRQAFLLCLLAVVNTAACGRRDEASLANAPAALTLTTTDGAVLAATFYPTHAKPSCGVVLVHDKGGDSAQWAGFARRLQQSGIASIAFDMRGHGASTGPEGQKVSFEKFTVGDWLEAILDIQAARNALPANGVDPDNLAIVGAGMGANLATHYTAQDQTIQALVLISPGLEYDGVPVRDAFEAYKLRPSLLIATKGDTYASSSAQALKKTASTFCEFREYPGGAHGMDVIDEMVGVREELAFWLESILRTFDTGAAIRDETE, from the coding sequence GTGTGTGAACCTTTCCGCAACCGGCAGGCGTTTCTGCTGTGTCTGCTCGCTGTCGTGAACACGGCGGCGTGCGGCCGGCGCGACGAAGCATCTCTCGCGAACGCCCCGGCAGCATTGACCCTCACCACAACGGACGGAGCGGTGCTCGCCGCGACATTCTATCCCACCCATGCCAAGCCATCCTGCGGGGTGGTATTGGTGCATGATAAGGGTGGAGACAGCGCCCAATGGGCCGGTTTTGCGCGGCGGCTCCAGCAAAGCGGCATTGCGTCTATCGCTTTCGACATGCGCGGGCACGGCGCCAGTACGGGACCTGAAGGCCAGAAGGTCTCGTTCGAAAAGTTCACTGTGGGCGACTGGCTTGAAGCTATATTGGACATTCAAGCAGCCAGAAACGCTCTTCCCGCCAACGGGGTCGATCCCGACAACCTTGCGATCGTAGGCGCCGGCATGGGAGCCAATCTTGCCACGCACTATACGGCCCAAGACCAGACCATCCAGGCTCTGGTGCTGATTTCCCCCGGCCTGGAATATGACGGGGTGCCTGTCCGAGACGCCTTTGAGGCCTACAAACTGCGTCCATCGCTGCTTATCGCCACCAAAGGAGACACCTACGCATCATCTTCGGCTCAGGCCTTGAAGAAGACCGCCTCGACTTTCTGCGAGTTTCGAGAGTATCCGGGAGGTGCGCACGGCATGGATGTCATTGACGAGATGGTCGGGGTGCGGGAAGAATTGGCATTCTGGCTGGAAAGCATCCTCCGAACATTTGACACCGGTGCAGCCATTCGTGATGAGACGGAGTGA
- a CDS encoding sugar ABC transporter permease: MWTRILLTGVGVGVLAALHRPLIRGFDQVLAWMDGFFEGVRGKRWRDTPLALFLLSPVLVILGTFGIAPLFYAVYLSLFNFKRAPRPFIALDNYTRALTEPDFWKSLLVTVYYVIGTIPVTMVVSFLIASLLFRIGRGRGFFRTVYFLPYITAVVAAATVWAALLHPQDGPVNAMLEWLGWEPQAWLLESRGVLWVISNGRIGADVGPSLALCCIMLFEIWHSSGFMVVIFLAGLTAIPRDLEDAARIDGAGWWQATRAVTLPILSPTLFFLLVVSTIKAFQAFNSFYAMTGNGRGPQNTTQNLTVYIYANFYEFGRIGYGAAVATLLAIGIVVMTAVQWRVAGRRVHYE; encoded by the coding sequence GTGTGGACACGAATTTTGCTGACGGGCGTTGGCGTGGGGGTGCTCGCGGCCCTGCACAGGCCATTGATCCGAGGTTTTGACCAAGTCCTCGCATGGATGGACGGTTTCTTCGAGGGCGTTCGAGGCAAACGGTGGCGCGATACGCCGTTAGCCCTGTTTCTTCTTTCTCCGGTGCTCGTGATTCTCGGGACCTTCGGCATTGCGCCGCTTTTCTATGCCGTTTACCTCAGCTTATTCAATTTCAAACGTGCGCCGCGGCCCTTTATCGCCCTTGACAACTACACGCGTGCATTGACCGAGCCCGATTTCTGGAAGAGCCTCCTTGTGACCGTCTACTACGTTATCGGCACCATTCCCGTCACCATGGTCGTGAGTTTTCTCATCGCCTCGCTGCTTTTCCGCATTGGGCGCGGCCGCGGATTCTTCCGCACCGTGTATTTCTTGCCGTACATCACCGCCGTGGTAGCTGCCGCGACCGTGTGGGCCGCCTTGTTGCATCCTCAGGATGGCCCCGTGAACGCGATGCTCGAGTGGCTTGGGTGGGAGCCTCAAGCGTGGCTTCTTGAATCGCGCGGAGTGCTATGGGTGATCAGCAATGGCCGCATTGGCGCAGACGTCGGCCCCAGTCTCGCCCTGTGCTGCATTATGCTGTTCGAGATCTGGCACTCGAGCGGGTTTATGGTGGTGATATTTCTTGCCGGCCTTACGGCTATCCCTCGCGACCTCGAGGATGCGGCGCGCATCGACGGGGCAGGATGGTGGCAGGCCACGCGCGCCGTGACCTTGCCTATCCTGTCGCCAACGCTCTTTTTCCTTCTTGTGGTGAGCACCATCAAGGCGTTTCAGGCGTTCAACAGCTTCTATGCCATGACCGGCAACGGGAGAGGCCCGCAGAACACTACCCAAAACCTGACCGTGTACATCTACGCCAACTTCTATGAATTCGGGCGCATTGGATACGGTGCGGCGGTGGCCACCCTGCTTGCTATCGGCATCGTCGTGATGACGGCGGTCCAGTGGCGCGTGGCGGGAAGGCGGGTCCACTACGAATGA